In a genomic window of Deinococcus aquiradiocola:
- a CDS encoding transposase, producing SGRSDLLRFDTVDVESFSAALALFKARFDPADERLLVVVVDNAGWHRSPQVIVPSGVHLVFTLPYTPELMPAEHLWLPLKEGLVNRAWSTLSELIEPLDRRCVWLMQEHALVSNLTSFHWLPAA from the coding sequence TCGGGGCGGAGTGATCTGTTGCGCTTCGATACCGTGGATGTGGAGTCGTTCAGTGCGGCGCTGGCGTTGTTCAAGGCGAGATTCGATCCAGCAGACGAACGTCTACTGGTGGTGGTGGTCGATAACGCTGGCTGGCACCGCAGTCCTCAGGTGATCGTGCCCTCGGGCGTGCACCTGGTGTTCACCTTGCCGTACACGCCAGAGTTGATGCCTGCTGAACACCTGTGGCTGCCGTTGAAGGAGGGGCTGGTGAATCGCGCGTGGTCAACCCTTTCGGAGCTGATCGAACCGCTGGATCGCCGTTGCGTGTGGTTGATGCAGGAGCATGCCCTGGTCTCGAATCTCACGAGCTTCCACTGGCTCCCGGCTGCCTGA
- a CDS encoding quinone-dependent dihydroorotate dehydrogenase, whose translation MYSRFAKPLLFRLDAERAHHFTIRGAAVLGRVPLVTGVAASALRPDPALTQTLWGRAYRSPLGLAAGLDKNAEAVPVFTALGFGFVEVGTVTPRPQPGNPLPRLYRLPPDDALINRMGFNNGGTGRMARHLTGQRHAPVWVNIGKNKDTPNDAAAQDYLDAVRSLYRHAEGFVINVSSPNTPGLRSLQAADELTRLVGTVLDEVWTLRPSLPVLVKLSPDMDEQDFAASVQAMQAVGVSGVVVSNTTLDRTGLTHPNRDEAGGLSGRPLTRRSTALVAAAYRLTGGTLPIVGVGGIFSAQDAYDKIRAGASLVELYTALVYGGPGLPARINADLAALLRRDGFTHVSEAVGVDAR comes from the coding sequence ATGTACTCGCGTTTCGCCAAGCCGCTGCTGTTCCGCCTGGACGCCGAACGGGCGCATCACTTCACCATCCGCGGAGCCGCTGTCCTCGGCCGCGTGCCGCTCGTGACGGGCGTCGCCGCGTCCGCCCTGCGCCCCGACCCGGCCCTCACGCAGACCCTCTGGGGCCGCGCGTACCGCAGCCCGCTGGGGCTCGCGGCGGGCCTCGACAAGAACGCCGAGGCGGTCCCCGTCTTCACGGCGCTCGGGTTCGGGTTCGTGGAGGTGGGCACCGTCACGCCCCGCCCGCAGCCCGGCAATCCCCTCCCGCGCCTGTACCGGCTCCCGCCGGACGACGCGCTCATCAACCGCATGGGTTTCAACAACGGCGGCACGGGCCGCATGGCGCGGCACCTGACGGGCCAGCGGCACGCGCCCGTCTGGGTGAACATCGGCAAGAACAAGGACACCCCGAACGACGCGGCCGCGCAGGACTACCTGGACGCCGTGCGCTCCCTGTACCGCCACGCGGAGGGCTTCGTAATCAACGTCAGCAGCCCCAACACGCCCGGCCTGCGCTCCCTGCAGGCCGCCGACGAACTCACGCGGCTCGTAGGAACCGTGCTGGACGAGGTGTGGACCCTGCGACCCTCCCTGCCGGTCCTCGTGAAACTGTCGCCCGACATGGACGAACAGGACTTCGCGGCGAGCGTGCAGGCCATGCAGGCGGTCGGCGTGTCGGGCGTGGTGGTCAGCAACACCACCCTGGACCGGACCGGCCTGACGCACCCGAACCGTGACGAGGCGGGCGGCCTCAGCGGACGCCCGCTCACGCGCCGCTCCACCGCGCTCGTCGCCGCCGCGTACCGCCTGACGGGCGGCACCCTGCCCATCGTGGGGGTCGGCGGCATCTTCAGCGCGCAGGACGCGTATGACAAGATCCGCGCCGGGGCGAGCCTCGTGGAGCTGTACACGGCCCTCGTGTACGGCGGGCCGGGCCTGCCCGCCCGCATCAACGCGGACCTCGCGGCCCTGCTGCGCCGCGACGGATTCACGCACGTCAGCGAGGCCGTCGGCGTGGACGCGCGGTAA
- a CDS encoding nuclear transport factor 2 family protein, which translates to MDARPPVPPFTHETACQKARLAEDAWNSRDPERVSLAYTEDTVWRNRSEFLRGREAVVAFLTRKWAAEHEYRLVKEVWAFHQERVSVRFVYEYHDASGQWFRAHGNEQWAFTDAGLMARREASINDVPIRETDRLFRWPLGPRPHGTPGLSELGL; encoded by the coding sequence ATGGATGCACGTCCGCCCGTCCCGCCGTTCACGCACGAGACCGCCTGCCAGAAGGCCCGGCTGGCTGAGGACGCCTGGAATTCCCGCGATCCGGAACGCGTGTCGCTCGCGTACACGGAGGACACGGTGTGGCGCAACCGCTCCGAGTTCCTGCGGGGCCGCGAGGCCGTCGTCGCGTTCCTGACGCGCAAGTGGGCGGCGGAACACGAGTACCGCCTCGTGAAGGAGGTGTGGGCCTTCCATCAGGAGCGCGTGTCGGTCCGCTTCGTGTACGAGTACCACGACGCGTCCGGGCAGTGGTTCCGCGCGCACGGGAACGAGCAGTGGGCCTTCACGGACGCGGGCCTGATGGCGCGGCGCGAGGCGTCCATCAACGACGTGCCCATCCGCGAAACGGACCGCCTGTTCCGCTGGCCGCTCGGCCCGCGCCCGCACGGCACGCCCGGCCTGAGCGAGCTGGGCCTGTAG